The proteins below come from a single Methanospirillum lacunae genomic window:
- a CDS encoding N-acetylneuraminate synthase family protein: MNAITINGRHVGDGYPAYIIAEIGINHNGNVSLAKDMIAAAWSSGADAVKIQTFITDQFLHPSHPGYNYDIDAEITHDNEQEIWDFAKKHGINLFSTPEEFASLNFIAQQNPSLIKIAAMDFNYKDLIQAVAKLQKPIILSSGMSTMEEVLQAVRWVEEVGNTQYIVLHCVSCYPAADHSCNLRVIQTLKRVLDCPVGFSDHTEGIHIPLAAVALGANVIEKHFTIDKNLPGPDQRCSMDPSELKTFIQNIRGIESAMGHGRKIPAPEEKEPRKFKRRGIYASGPLEQGTVLTENHVLFYAPSHHNCNVTDWDLMKNRVLNKKVNKMDPIFIDDLY, encoded by the coding sequence ATGAATGCCATAACAATTAATGGAAGACATGTTGGAGATGGATATCCAGCATATATAATTGCAGAAATTGGAATAAACCATAATGGGAATGTTTCACTTGCAAAAGACATGATCGCTGCTGCATGGAGCAGTGGGGCTGATGCAGTGAAAATTCAGACGTTTATTACCGATCAATTCCTTCATCCCTCCCATCCCGGATATAATTATGATATAGACGCAGAAATTACCCATGATAATGAACAAGAGATTTGGGATTTTGCAAAAAAACATGGTATCAACCTGTTTTCTACCCCGGAGGAGTTTGCCAGTCTGAATTTCATTGCTCAACAGAATCCCTCGTTAATTAAAATTGCTGCCATGGATTTTAATTATAAAGATCTGATTCAGGCAGTTGCGAAATTGCAGAAGCCCATCATCCTTTCATCAGGTATGAGTACCATGGAAGAAGTACTACAGGCAGTCAGATGGGTTGAAGAAGTGGGAAACACCCAATATATTGTTCTTCATTGTGTTTCGTGTTATCCTGCTGCCGATCATTCATGTAATTTGCGGGTTATTCAGACATTGAAGAGAGTGCTGGATTGTCCTGTTGGTTTTTCTGATCATACAGAGGGAATCCATATTCCATTAGCAGCAGTTGCTCTCGGAGCAAATGTGATTGAAAAACATTTCACAATTGATAAGAACCTGCCAGGCCCGGATCAACGGTGTTCAATGGATCCCTCTGAATTGAAAACATTTATTCAAAATATTCGTGGTATTGAGTCTGCGATGGGTCATGGAAGAAAAATTCCTGCACCGGAAGAAAAAGAACCCCGGAAATTCAAACGTCGTGGAATTTATGCCTCTGGACCGTTAGAACAGGGAACAGTGCTCACAGAAAACCATGTTTTATTCTATGCTCCTTCGCATCATAATTGCAATGTGACTGATTGGGATTTGATGAAAAACCGCGTTTTGAATAAAAAAGTTAACAAAATGGATCCAATTTTTATTGACGATCTATATTAA
- a CDS encoding methyltransferase, producing the protein MNIKNQVSELSDCLHKTKYKNIIKFPLRKYPFQTSTFINEIQIIFNFIFGRSNLFSISLFPHIYLKFIFNRELGLLRKILFLNEVVETQKINFIGKNWLEKSITSGLIKVEGNNSIRFLYRIVPYRDFLLITSRFDRNDSAFTYLSYDSLFFADFIRDQLDKRKFRGQNGLDICCGVGILSLVMSRYCTRICGVDLNPASINLAQMNAELHEIVNCEFFNKSFQECNNNLFDLVVANPPFIHFPKVVSGPLDSDGGEPYGLGITIEIIHKIPHLLKKSGRAYILTRSPIINGIDFLYEHMLTLLPDGFSYTYHDLSDSIGSHELDSNAGGIECFHHVIIDIVHKQYNHRKKITYPFLFRNTHLF; encoded by the coding sequence ATGAATATAAAAAATCAGGTATCTGAATTATCCGACTGTCTTCATAAAACAAAATATAAAAACATTATTAAATTTCCACTGAGAAAGTATCCTTTTCAGACATCTACATTTATTAATGAAATCCAAATTATTTTCAATTTTATTTTCGGCCGGAGTAACCTCTTTTCAATATCCCTATTTCCACATATATACCTGAAATTTATATTTAATCGCGAATTAGGGTTACTTCGTAAAATACTGTTTCTAAACGAAGTTGTAGAAACACAAAAAATAAATTTTATAGGAAAAAATTGGTTGGAAAAATCTATCACGTCAGGCCTGATAAAGGTCGAAGGAAATAATTCGATTCGATTTTTGTACCGGATTGTTCCGTATCGTGATTTCTTACTAATTACTTCAAGGTTTGACCGAAATGACTCAGCATTTACATATCTTAGTTATGATTCTCTTTTTTTTGCTGATTTTATTAGGGATCAGTTAGATAAAAGAAAATTTCGGGGGCAAAATGGATTAGATATTTGTTGCGGAGTAGGAATCCTCTCATTAGTCATGAGCAGGTACTGTACTAGGATCTGTGGCGTTGATCTTAATCCTGCCTCTATCAATCTCGCTCAAATGAATGCTGAATTACATGAGATAGTAAATTGTGAATTCTTCAACAAATCATTTCAGGAATGTAACAATAATTTATTTGATCTTGTTGTAGCCAATCCTCCATTTATCCATTTTCCAAAAGTCGTGTCTGGTCCTTTGGATTCAGATGGTGGTGAACCTTATGGGCTTGGTATCACCATTGAAATTATTCATAAAATTCCTCATTTATTAAAAAAAAGTGGTCGTGCCTACATTTTAACACGAAGTCCAATAATAAATGGTATAGATTTTCTATATGAACACATGCTGACATTATTACCTGATGGTTTTAGTTATACATACCATGACTTATCAGATTCAATTGGATCTCATGAATTAGATTCAAATGCTGGTGGTATAGAATGTTTTCACCATGTTATCATTGATATTGTACATAAACAGTATAATCATCGAAAAAAAATTACGTATCCCTTTTTGTTCCGAAACACCCATTTATTTTAA